The following proteins are encoded in a genomic region of Candidatus Limnocylindrales bacterium:
- a CDS encoding choice-of-anchor Q domain-containing protein: MKTWHCIAITAVTVAAVTVCCVAGTAHAAHRTVLGSSLLVKDPQPAAPEKRKLVVQGNEPASPDLIVGDPTASGASITIFLDGTVPATATYQLPQGLAPSGKPFWKATKTGFAYKDKTGVNGPVKTARLARSGSGALSVTAIAAGKAAPISLMPPNTGTRGCVRLDVSGGDSYHVLFGDDASISKNDARTFLIQSPVQEGLCCPAACEPLDGCHDAGTCNPDTGVCSNPPKPDDSPCSDGNLCTGADRCVDGICQGLPRLCADPPACHDRGTCDTTTGECLAAVPMIDGASCDDGDLTTKDDACQAGQCIGQPYDCTAPDLCHENGTHNGDGTCTAGPPLATIHPSNPFPVQRFFTVSGAPGTTAPGATVEITNHRTLETVTATAAENGSFSGDIAGIPVDTFSAVRAGVPGELDVTVSDTGTACGGQCEAGGAIDAELTGLGELSGTCASYLSPTCKLTQESHCQTIHQLPLCVGTTCRFLENSSPEDAFDYFYLQVDGYQDAELWIHLYGNNLTNEVFTPSVFACTEGQGRLFAPNFQQTALIDSQTGRITNYPLLRDITRNSLSCKTFENGPVIRLIKSDINPRGYYFRFLPDAGETGSPYSEMDVVLEASNHDRACYGGANDGQPCSPDLPNDCPDGTCAWERFDVIRYTINIHPHPLVNTLDDHDDGTCSKLDCTLREAMNAANKLAGGIIRFSVSGTITLQDELPTVAADMTIDGEGQNVTISGNDAVRVFSVDQDTTLSLSRLTVADGSADEGGAIRCDACFLNIDRCTLRGNFASSSGGAIYTTGATSISNSTFVGNVATGAGGAIHDLSAGQVTATHVTFADNVASTGNALCGTGGFFSTLLNSIVVGGGGSNCCDVSVFGEHSVSTDASCGGATQVSAAAINLDPAGLQDNGGPTRTIAVLPPSAAIDAADGAACAAAPVGAVDQRGYDRVGACDIGAFEVGATSPEP, from the coding sequence ATGAAGACCTGGCATTGCATCGCGATTACCGCGGTCACAGTCGCCGCAGTCACCGTTTGTTGTGTTGCGGGAACGGCGCACGCCGCGCACCGCACCGTCCTCGGCTCCTCGCTGCTCGTCAAGGATCCGCAGCCGGCGGCGCCCGAGAAGCGCAAGCTGGTCGTCCAAGGCAACGAGCCGGCCAGCCCCGACCTCATCGTCGGTGATCCGACTGCCAGCGGCGCGAGCATTACGATCTTCCTCGACGGCACGGTGCCGGCCACGGCCACCTACCAGCTACCGCAAGGTCTTGCGCCGTCCGGAAAGCCATTCTGGAAGGCGACCAAGACCGGCTTCGCCTACAAAGACAAGACCGGCGTCAACGGCCCGGTCAAAACGGCCAGGCTCGCCAGATCCGGCAGCGGTGCGCTGAGCGTTACCGCCATCGCCGCGGGCAAGGCAGCGCCGATCTCGCTGATGCCGCCGAACACCGGGACGCGCGGCTGCGTGCGGCTCGATGTGAGCGGCGGCGACAGCTACCACGTCCTGTTCGGCGACGATGCCAGCATTTCGAAGAACGATGCGCGGACGTTTCTCATCCAGTCGCCGGTGCAGGAGGGCCTCTGCTGTCCCGCAGCCTGCGAGCCGCTCGATGGATGTCACGATGCCGGCACCTGCAATCCCGACACCGGCGTGTGCAGCAATCCCCCCAAGCCCGACGACAGTCCCTGCAGCGACGGCAACCTTTGCACGGGCGCCGACCGCTGCGTGGACGGGATCTGCCAGGGTCTTCCGCGCCTGTGCGCCGATCCGCCTGCCTGCCACGATCGCGGCACGTGCGACACCACAACCGGGGAATGCCTTGCCGCAGTGCCGATGATCGACGGCGCATCCTGCGATGACGGCGACCTGACGACCAAGGACGACGCGTGCCAGGCCGGCCAGTGCATCGGCCAGCCATACGACTGCACTGCCCCCGACCTCTGCCACGAAAATGGCACGCACAATGGCGACGGCACCTGCACCGCGGGCCCGCCCTTGGCGACGATCCACCCATCCAACCCGTTCCCCGTCCAGCGGTTTTTCACCGTGTCCGGAGCGCCGGGCACGACGGCGCCCGGCGCGACCGTGGAGATCACGAATCACCGTACTCTGGAGACGGTCACGGCTACCGCGGCAGAGAATGGAAGCTTCAGCGGCGATATCGCCGGCATCCCGGTCGACACGTTCTCGGCGGTGCGCGCGGGCGTGCCTGGAGAGCTGGACGTCACCGTGTCCGACACCGGTACGGCATGCGGCGGACAGTGCGAGGCAGGCGGCGCCATCGATGCCGAGCTGACCGGGCTCGGCGAGCTGTCTGGAACCTGCGCAAGCTATCTTTCGCCGACATGCAAGCTGACGCAGGAGTCGCACTGCCAGACGATTCATCAGCTTCCGCTATGCGTCGGGACGACCTGCAGATTCCTCGAGAACAGCTCGCCAGAGGACGCGTTCGACTACTTCTATTTGCAGGTCGACGGTTACCAGGACGCCGAGCTGTGGATCCACCTGTACGGAAACAATCTGACCAACGAGGTCTTCACTCCCAGTGTCTTCGCATGCACCGAAGGTCAGGGAAGGTTGTTCGCGCCCAACTTCCAGCAAACGGCACTCATCGATTCGCAGACCGGAAGGATCACGAACTACCCGCTGCTGCGCGACATCACCAGGAACTCGTTGTCGTGCAAGACGTTCGAAAACGGCCCCGTCATCCGTTTGATCAAATCGGACATCAACCCGCGGGGGTATTACTTTCGGTTCCTGCCCGATGCCGGCGAGACCGGCAGCCCCTACAGCGAAATGGACGTGGTGCTCGAGGCTTCCAACCATGATCGCGCTTGTTACGGCGGCGCGAACGACGGCCAACCGTGTTCGCCGGACCTACCCAATGACTGCCCCGACGGCACCTGCGCCTGGGAGCGGTTCGACGTGATCCGCTACACGATCAACATTCATCCGCATCCGCTGGTGAACACGCTCGACGACCACGACGACGGCACCTGCAGCAAGCTCGACTGCACTCTTCGCGAGGCCATGAACGCGGCCAACAAGCTGGCCGGCGGCATCATCAGGTTCAGCGTCAGCGGAACCATCACGCTGCAAGATGAGCTGCCGACGGTGGCCGCCGATATGACCATCGACGGCGAGGGGCAGAACGTGACGATCAGCGGCAACGATGCGGTTCGCGTGTTCTCCGTCGATCAGGACACGACGCTGAGCCTGAGCCGGCTGACCGTCGCCGACGGAAGCGCCGACGAGGGCGGCGCGATCCGTTGCGACGCCTGCTTTCTCAACATCGATCGCTGCACGCTGCGTGGGAACTTCGCCAGTAGTTCCGGCGGAGCCATCTACACCACCGGCGCGACGTCGATCTCCAACAGCACGTTCGTCGGGAACGTGGCAACCGGCGCGGGCGGTGCGATCCATGACCTTTCGGCGGGACAGGTCACGGCCACGCACGTGACGTTCGCGGATAATGTCGCCTCCACCGGCAACGCGCTTTGCGGCACCGGCGGTTTCTTCTCCACACTCCTCAACTCCATCGTCGTCGGTGGAGGCGGCAGCAACTGCTGCGACGTCTCCGTCTTCGGCGAGCACAGCGTTTCCACCGATGCATCGTGCGGAGGAGCGACGCAGGTCAGCGCGGCGGCGATCAATCTCGATCCGGCCGGTCTCCAGGACAATGGCGGCCCGACGCGTACGATCGCGGTCCTGCCGCCGAGCGCCGCAATCGACGCGGCGGACGGCGCAGCGTGCGCCGCCGCGCCTGTGGGCGCTGTGGATCAGCGCGGCTACGACCGCGTTGGCGCATGCGACATCGGCGCGTTCGAGGTCGGGGCAACGTCGCCAGAGCCGTAA
- a CDS encoding ABC transporter permease, with protein sequence MRSLLSLLWTVSRRELIARPVRVALVVGSVATGVALLTAMRVATDSIVAGYMADLARMAGKAQLQITIGTGEAGFSEDVLETVRRVPEVRQAAGMVRGAVAFADAPEQTLELFGIDVMQKDVLDLYGVETLARTADDFAILNDPRAVFLPEPVARERGLSLESRVVLSGVDGTHEYTVRGIFAPKGLPEAFGGQVVAMYLPAAQPVAGRRGDLTASQIDQIDVRVADGVTLDAAKAALERALPPELVVAEPAQRRLLGAQVVDGLRATLVGMSTLALLASIFIVYASATTLVRQRTPNMATLMTLGAKAGDLVRTMIAEAAILGAAGSFVGVGIGLLLANFVAGDVAAGMSLNYAIAFDSPILSIDPLILLIVHPLGGTLTAAASAFLPARALARLDPLVLQRGTEKTVSSARLPLQPILLIGVSSTALGAAAIGHGVATVSALWCTLGGVATVLGSVLALAPLLPWLWSSLYAPLTRMGGITGQLAAENLRRSSDRSLVTACAVALSIAVAIGASSLVVSFRSSVASWYGFAGDALVSARASGGGWLPAPVSGDIEASLAALPSVSGVEVLRVAQGQLFRGQRIAVAALSPGMLLSAVRQSAQQPEDVAGAVAAINAGTAAAVSENFVRHFGVDAGDAIEVATPGGALALPVVAVVSDYTSDKGSVIVARRLYRDRWNDSLVNYYSVELAPGATMSDLRSDVGRSAGATHALSILATREMVARVDGLIGQAFADIDTIKLLVVFLAVAGIGDLMASYVLDRRRELALLRLAGALDSTIMRTMATEAVCIGVAAALLGTAIGAVSAWVWVSFNYPILVGYVLVPRFAWDSAAICLALSVAAAAVAGVGAARVALLQPALEGVRYE encoded by the coding sequence TTGCGAAGCCTCCTCAGCCTCCTCTGGACCGTCAGCCGCCGTGAGCTGATTGCACGGCCCGTTCGCGTCGCGCTCGTGGTCGGGTCGGTGGCCACGGGCGTGGCACTGCTGACTGCAATGCGAGTGGCCACCGACAGCATCGTCGCCGGCTACATGGCCGACCTGGCGCGCATGGCCGGGAAGGCGCAGTTGCAGATCACCATCGGCACCGGCGAGGCCGGCTTCTCCGAGGATGTTCTCGAAACCGTCCGGCGGGTGCCGGAAGTCCGCCAGGCCGCCGGCATGGTGCGCGGGGCCGTCGCCTTCGCCGATGCACCGGAGCAGACGCTGGAGCTGTTCGGCATCGACGTGATGCAAAAGGACGTGCTCGACCTGTACGGCGTCGAGACGCTGGCACGGACGGCCGACGATTTCGCAATCCTCAACGACCCGCGCGCGGTCTTCCTGCCCGAGCCCGTGGCGCGCGAGCGTGGCCTGAGCCTGGAAAGTAGAGTCGTGCTGTCGGGCGTCGACGGCACGCACGAATACACGGTGCGCGGCATCTTCGCGCCCAAGGGCCTGCCCGAGGCGTTTGGCGGGCAGGTCGTGGCAATGTACCTGCCGGCCGCACAGCCCGTGGCCGGCCGGCGCGGCGACCTGACCGCATCACAGATCGATCAGATCGACGTCCGCGTCGCCGACGGCGTGACGCTGGATGCTGCCAAGGCAGCGCTGGAGCGCGCGCTTCCGCCGGAACTGGTCGTGGCCGAGCCGGCGCAGCGGCGCCTGCTCGGCGCGCAAGTCGTGGACGGTCTTCGCGCAACGCTGGTCGGCATGAGCACGCTGGCGCTGCTGGCGTCCATCTTCATCGTCTATGCATCGGCGACGACGCTCGTGCGGCAGCGCACGCCCAACATGGCCACGCTGATGACGCTGGGGGCCAAGGCGGGCGATCTGGTGCGCACCATGATCGCCGAGGCTGCGATCCTGGGCGCGGCCGGCTCCTTCGTCGGCGTCGGCATCGGGCTGCTGCTCGCGAACTTCGTCGCGGGCGATGTCGCCGCGGGCATGAGCCTCAACTATGCGATCGCATTCGACAGTCCCATTCTCAGCATCGACCCGCTGATCCTGCTCATCGTGCATCCGCTCGGCGGCACGCTGACGGCCGCAGCTTCGGCGTTCCTGCCCGCGCGAGCGCTGGCTCGTCTGGACCCGTTGGTGCTGCAGCGCGGGACCGAGAAGACGGTTTCGTCCGCGCGGCTGCCGCTTCAGCCGATTCTGCTGATCGGCGTGTCCTCGACCGCGCTCGGCGCCGCGGCGATCGGGCACGGCGTGGCCACGGTGTCGGCGCTTTGGTGCACGCTCGGCGGCGTTGCAACGGTGCTCGGCAGCGTCCTGGCGCTGGCTCCGCTGCTGCCGTGGCTCTGGTCGTCTCTGTACGCGCCGCTGACGCGGATGGGCGGAATCACCGGACAGCTTGCCGCCGAGAATCTGCGCCGCAGCAGCGATCGAAGCCTCGTCACCGCTTGCGCGGTGGCGTTGTCGATTGCCGTGGCCATCGGCGCCAGCAGCCTGGTGGTGAGCTTCCGATCCTCGGTCGCGAGCTGGTACGGCTTTGCCGGCGATGCGCTGGTGTCGGCGCGTGCCAGCGGCGGTGGCTGGCTGCCGGCGCCGGTCAGCGGCGACATCGAAGCGTCGCTCGCCGCGTTGCCGTCGGTCAGCGGCGTGGAAGTGCTGCGCGTCGCGCAGGGGCAGCTCTTTCGCGGACAGCGCATCGCCGTTGCGGCGCTGAGCCCGGGAATGCTCCTCAGCGCAGTGCGGCAGTCCGCGCAGCAGCCCGAGGACGTCGCCGGCGCGGTCGCCGCGATCAACGCCGGAACTGCGGCCGCAGTGTCCGAGAACTTCGTGCGGCACTTCGGCGTCGATGCCGGCGATGCGATCGAGGTCGCGACTCCAGGCGGCGCGCTTGCGTTGCCCGTGGTCGCCGTCGTTTCCGACTACACCTCCGACAAGGGATCGGTGATCGTTGCACGGCGCCTGTATCGCGATCGCTGGAACGACTCGCTCGTCAACTACTACTCGGTCGAGCTGGCGCCGGGAGCAACGATGTCGGATCTGCGCAGCGACGTGGGCAGATCGGCCGGTGCGACGCATGCGCTGTCGATTCTCGCGACACGCGAGATGGTCGCCCGCGTCGATGGCCTGATCGGGCAGGCCTTCGCCGACATCGACACGATCAAGCTGCTCGTCGTCTTCCTGGCTGTGGCCGGCATCGGCGACCTGATGGCCTCGTACGTGCTCGACCGCCGTCGCGAGCTGGCGTTGCTTCGCCTCGCCGGCGCCTTGGATTCGACGATCATGCGCACGATGGCCACCGAGGCCGTGTGCATCGGCGTTGCGGCCGCGCTGCTCGGCACCGCCATCGGCGCCGTTTCGGCGTGGGTATGGGTCAGCTTCAACTACCCGATCCTCGTCGGATATGTGCTGGTGCCGCGGTTCGCCTGGGACAGCGCAGCCATCTGCCTGGCGCTGTCGGTCGCCGCAGCGGCCGTCGCCGGCGTGGGCGCGGCGCGCGTCGCGCTGCTGCAGCCGGCGCTGGAGGGCGTGCGGTACGAGTAG
- a CDS encoding pentapeptide repeat-containing protein, protein MALTQEQYAEKLLAAVNEAAGAVSARFVTFVTVGAYVAVTVASTTHEMLLRASSLVTLPLLNAQIPIIGPFGFYSIAPWLIVLLHSDLLLQLSILSNEIERFDNEAANLPEQQRTLLRQRVANFYYVLYLTGQAPSRFLHLLSALITWVTTVVLPLGLLLWIQIRFLPFHSPLDTWLHRATVLADAALILFVLMPRMFPHLKSARHMRRWQWLRQVVSVPAMIMAACVATVFVSLFVAVIPDEPERGLAWFAQNMQLRERVLTANALTPEDINALRDGSPDELKLVLSKVTPFQALQGRDFRFADLYNAVLPKLDLRAVREEDVEPTPLPADCWQRRDCEDPPECEPIGLVRTRLAGANFSWASMQQAMFDDAVLEGADLSWAKIHYGSMSGARMNRANLSSARLTEARLAATKLCGAVMSEAQMAGTFVADAHLRGAVLRGAKLERANLERADLRGADLSEADLSNANLRGALLQGALLRGAKMTGAVLDDADVGMTDLSASGGAAGTPAAVTQYLVDLACADPSVAHGIAWQALHSQGRDAAALAKALLEGSSREGCTGVAALDAEMLESLREAQQENSRTSCGHDEDANACKVAVAPGQKE, encoded by the coding sequence ATGGCCCTGACCCAGGAGCAGTACGCCGAGAAGCTTCTCGCGGCCGTCAACGAAGCTGCGGGCGCCGTCAGCGCCCGCTTCGTCACGTTCGTCACCGTCGGCGCCTACGTGGCGGTGACGGTGGCATCGACGACGCACGAGATGCTGCTGCGCGCTTCGAGCCTGGTCACGCTGCCGCTTCTGAACGCGCAGATCCCGATCATCGGACCCTTCGGCTTCTACAGCATCGCGCCGTGGCTGATCGTGCTGCTGCACTCGGACCTGCTCCTGCAGCTGTCGATCCTGTCGAACGAGATCGAACGCTTCGACAACGAAGCCGCCAATCTGCCCGAGCAGCAGAGAACGCTGCTGCGCCAGCGCGTCGCCAACTTCTACTACGTGCTCTATCTGACCGGGCAGGCCCCCTCGCGCTTCCTGCACCTGCTGTCGGCGCTCATCACGTGGGTAACCACCGTGGTGCTGCCGCTGGGACTGCTGCTTTGGATCCAGATCCGCTTTCTGCCGTTTCACAGCCCGCTCGACACCTGGCTCCATCGGGCCACGGTGCTGGCGGACGCGGCGCTGATCCTGTTCGTGCTGATGCCGCGCATGTTTCCGCATCTGAAATCCGCCCGGCACATGCGGCGCTGGCAATGGCTGAGGCAGGTGGTGTCGGTGCCGGCGATGATCATGGCCGCGTGCGTGGCAACGGTTTTCGTCTCGCTCTTCGTCGCCGTCATTCCCGACGAGCCCGAGCGCGGGCTGGCCTGGTTCGCGCAGAACATGCAGCTTCGCGAGCGCGTGCTGACGGCCAACGCGCTGACGCCCGAAGACATCAACGCATTGCGCGACGGGTCTCCGGACGAGCTCAAGCTGGTGCTGTCCAAGGTGACGCCGTTCCAGGCGCTGCAGGGCCGCGACTTCCGCTTTGCCGACCTCTACAACGCCGTCCTTCCCAAGCTGGACCTGCGCGCCGTGCGCGAAGAGGACGTCGAGCCGACGCCGCTGCCGGCCGACTGCTGGCAGCGGCGCGACTGCGAGGACCCGCCCGAGTGCGAGCCGATCGGCCTGGTGCGGACCCGCCTTGCCGGAGCCAACTTCTCGTGGGCCTCGATGCAGCAAGCGATGTTCGATGATGCCGTGCTCGAGGGGGCCGATCTTTCCTGGGCAAAAATCCACTATGGCTCGATGTCGGGCGCGCGGATGAACCGCGCCAACCTCTCGTCGGCGCGGCTGACCGAGGCGCGGCTGGCCGCCACCAAGCTGTGCGGCGCGGTGATGAGCGAGGCACAGATGGCCGGCACATTCGTAGCCGACGCGCATCTGCGAGGGGCGGTGCTGCGCGGCGCGAAGCTCGAGCGTGCGAACCTCGAGCGCGCCGACCTTCGCGGCGCCGACCTGTCGGAGGCCGATCTGTCCAATGCCAATCTGCGCGGCGCTCTTCTGCAGGGCGCGCTGCTGCGTGGGGCCAAGATGACTGGCGCCGTCCTGGACGATGCGGATGTCGGGATGACCGACCTTTCGGCCAGCGGCGGGGCGGCCGGCACGCCGGCGGCGGTGACGCAGTACCTCGTGGATCTGGCGTGTGCGGACCCGTCGGTCGCGCACGGAATCGCCTGGCAGGCGCTGCACAGCCAGGGGCGGGATGCTGCGGCGCTGGCGAAGGCGCTGCTCGAAGGCAGCAGCCGCGAGGGCTGCACTGGCGTCGCTGCGCTCGACGCTGAGATGCTGGAGTCGCTGAGAGAGGCGCAGCAGGAGAACTCCCGCACGTCCTGCGGCCACGACGAGGACGCCAACGCGTGCAAAGTCGCCGTCGCGCCCGGGCAGAAGGAATAG
- a CDS encoding PadR family transcriptional regulator, producing the protein MSAGNLRYAVLGLVSSKPEGIHGYRLKGECESIADEFWAMNYGRLYRILDLLERAGELTVTDEIQHGRPNRKVYRITEKGRQSLDDWLLQPVQDGATPLRDELVLKLLFLGTADIDRIYPMIVQQRRIYLTRLAQVTRRRRRLEKAGMDLNATGIIMDGAEMRVRADLSWLDMIERRLLRQS; encoded by the coding sequence ATGTCGGCAGGCAACCTTCGCTACGCAGTCCTCGGCCTCGTCTCCTCCAAACCCGAAGGCATTCACGGCTACCGCCTGAAAGGCGAATGCGAGTCCATCGCCGATGAGTTCTGGGCCATGAACTATGGCCGGCTCTACCGAATCCTCGACCTTCTGGAGCGGGCAGGCGAGCTGACGGTGACCGACGAGATCCAGCACGGGCGGCCCAACCGCAAAGTCTACCGCATCACGGAAAAGGGCCGACAGAGCCTCGATGACTGGCTGCTCCAGCCGGTTCAGGACGGCGCAACGCCGCTTCGCGACGAGCTGGTCCTGAAGCTCCTTTTCCTCGGCACCGCCGACATCGACCGGATCTATCCCATGATCGTCCAGCAGCGGCGGATCTATCTGACCCGCCTTGCGCAGGTCACCCGCCGACGGCGCCGGCTCGAGAAGGCCGGCATGGACCTCAATGCCACCGGCATCATCATGGACGGCGCCGAGATGAGGGTCCGCGCCGATCTGTCCTGGCTGGACATGATCGAGCGGCGCCTGCTACGCCAGTCCTGA
- a CDS encoding 3-oxoacyl-[acyl-carrier-protein] synthase III C-terminal domain-containing protein: protein MKDAANVRILGVGSALPTRIVGNEEIERLTGIAAAHVAELFDVRERRWARRHDCAAPADGQMCSDLAAQAGRRAVDDAGLAIQDIDLLVAVTTTPDFVNPTFDHAVAAKLGLRGVPAFSVHAPCTGLFRGSLLAESLLRSGRATTALVVAADTISPFFRFGEEVPRDHKMSTALYADGAGAWVMRRTEAPAGAEMLAIRLVTNSSEDTPGILFRGLMSATPPSPESAAGLEYLGHHDFRRVLRRGGELAAHAARVMMEEMGVTQSDVRFFLTHQATGNLHRIAAAHGLPAERVPINIATVGNTISASILILLDELKRAGRLSPGDLLILHTAESSSWSYAAMAVRW, encoded by the coding sequence GTGAAAGACGCCGCCAATGTGCGCATTCTCGGAGTCGGCTCCGCGCTGCCGACGCGCATCGTCGGCAACGAGGAAATCGAGCGCCTGACCGGCATTGCCGCCGCCCACGTTGCCGAGCTGTTCGACGTGCGCGAGCGGCGCTGGGCCCGCCGCCACGATTGTGCGGCCCCTGCCGACGGACAGATGTGCAGCGATCTTGCCGCGCAGGCCGGCCGCCGCGCCGTCGACGACGCGGGCCTGGCGATCCAGGACATCGACCTGCTCGTCGCCGTCACCACGACACCGGATTTCGTCAATCCGACGTTCGATCATGCCGTGGCCGCCAAGCTCGGCCTCCGAGGCGTGCCGGCATTCAGCGTTCATGCGCCGTGCACCGGGTTGTTTCGCGGCAGCCTGCTCGCGGAGAGCCTGCTGCGCAGCGGCCGGGCAACCACCGCGCTGGTCGTCGCCGCCGACACGATCTCGCCGTTCTTCCGTTTCGGCGAGGAGGTCCCTCGCGATCATAAGATGAGCACCGCCCTTTACGCCGACGGCGCCGGCGCGTGGGTGATGCGCCGCACCGAGGCGCCGGCCGGGGCGGAGATGCTCGCCATTCGGCTCGTCACCAACTCATCGGAGGACACGCCGGGAATTTTGTTCCGCGGACTGATGTCGGCCACGCCGCCGTCGCCGGAGTCGGCCGCCGGGCTCGAATATCTGGGCCATCACGACTTTCGTCGCGTACTGCGCCGAGGAGGAGAGCTGGCCGCGCATGCTGCGCGGGTGATGATGGAAGAGATGGGCGTCACCCAGAGCGACGTACGATTCTTCCTGACGCACCAAGCGACCGGAAACCTGCATCGCATCGCCGCTGCGCATGGGCTTCCTGCCGAACGCGTCCCGATCAACATCGCGACGGTCGGCAACACGATCTCGGCGTCGATCCTGATCCTGCTCGACGAGCTGAAGCGCGCCGGGCGGCTCTCGCCCGGCGACCTGCTCATCCTGCACACGGCGGAGAGCTCGAGCTGGAGCTATGCGGCGATGGCGGTGCGCTGGTAG
- a CDS encoding ABC transporter ATP-binding protein has protein sequence MPSRSVTLSDVHKSFGEGTTRVHALRGMTLDVPAGQMCAIMGPSGSGKSTILHLAAGLLLPDSGTVRLGDRHLSTMSADELAVLRRREIGIIFQFFNLLPYLTAEENVALPLRLDGVAAAQERERVNRSLELVKMDHRREHRAADLSGGEMQRVAIARALAISPSVVLADEPTGNLDSVNGRQIIELLRDINEELNVTTLVVTHDPVWGSFCDRIVRMRDGQITEDIFLGSDAA, from the coding sequence GTGCCCTCACGCTCGGTAACTCTCAGCGACGTCCACAAGAGCTTCGGCGAGGGCACGACCAGGGTCCACGCTCTGCGCGGCATGACGCTCGATGTTCCCGCAGGGCAGATGTGCGCCATCATGGGCCCGAGCGGCTCGGGAAAGAGCACGATCCTTCACCTGGCGGCCGGCCTGTTGCTGCCGGATTCGGGGACGGTGCGTCTGGGCGACCGCCACCTCTCGACAATGAGCGCCGATGAGCTCGCGGTACTGCGCCGCCGCGAAATCGGCATCATCTTTCAGTTCTTCAATCTTCTGCCCTACCTGACGGCCGAAGAGAACGTGGCATTGCCCCTGCGGCTCGACGGTGTGGCGGCGGCCCAGGAGCGCGAGCGCGTCAACCGGTCGCTCGAGCTCGTCAAGATGGACCACCGCCGCGAGCATCGCGCGGCCGACCTTTCCGGCGGTGAGATGCAGCGCGTGGCGATCGCACGGGCGCTGGCAATCTCGCCGTCCGTCGTCCTGGCGGACGAGCCCACCGGGAACCTCGACTCCGTCAATGGTCGCCAGATCATCGAGCTTCTGCGGGACATCAACGAGGAGCTGAACGTGACGACGCTGGTCGTCACGCACGATCCGGTATGGGGTTCCTTCTGCGACAGGATCGTCCGGATGCGCGACGGGCAGATTACTGAGGATATCTTCCTGGGCAGCGACGCGGCCTGA